One region of Cobetia sp. cqz5-12 genomic DNA includes:
- a CDS encoding Lin0512 family protein, with protein sequence MSEQRIILEMGTGNDLYGQDYTKAACRAVQDALHHSSIVMFQSLGIDHQQMRVEVTIGVQQPDAVDVDVVTRELPRGRAEVTVVHGGLDVHDEANGQTHVVASAAIAAMLDIDHDAWQLCQS encoded by the coding sequence ATGAGCGAGCAACGCATCATTCTCGAGATGGGCACCGGCAATGACCTCTACGGTCAGGACTACACCAAGGCGGCCTGCCGTGCGGTGCAGGACGCCCTGCATCACTCCTCCATCGTGATGTTCCAGTCACTCGGCATCGATCACCAGCAGATGCGCGTCGAGGTCACCATCGGCGTGCAGCAACCCGACGCCGTCGATGTGGATGTCGTGACACGAGAGCTGCCGCGTGGGCGCGCCGAAGTGACGGTCGTGCATGGCGGTCTCGACGTGCATGACGAAGCCAATGGCCAGACGCATGTCGTGGCCTCGGCCGCCATCGCCGCCATGCTCG
- a CDS encoding Lin0512 family protein, protein MAKTRMVTQFGMGTSIRSQNYTEAAARGIRDALWHNSLNVADAFGFPKEAMLIEVEIGVQQPDKVDSDALLGIFPYGQPSVRVVKGGLDVAKPDGSGVSVMANVAIIVSFDMVAAGDGAEAAMPVQGAGGQS, encoded by the coding sequence GTGGCCAAGACACGCATGGTGACCCAGTTCGGCATGGGCACTTCCATTCGCAGCCAGAACTACACCGAGGCGGCGGCCCGCGGGATTCGAGATGCCCTGTGGCACAACTCCCTGAATGTGGCGGATGCCTTCGGCTTTCCCAAGGAGGCGATGCTGATCGAGGTCGAGATCGGTGTGCAGCAGCCCGACAAGGTCGACAGTGACGCCCTGCTGGGTATCTTTCCCTACGGTCAGCCCAGTGTGCGTGTGGTCAAGGGCGGGCTGGACGTCGCCAAGCCGGATGGCAGCGGTGTGAGCGTGATGGCCAATGTCGCCATCATCGTGTCCTTCGATATGGTCGCGGCTGGCGATGGTGCTGAGGCGGCCATGCCCGTGCAGGGCGCAGGAGGTCAATCATGA